Proteins encoded by one window of Longimicrobiaceae bacterium:
- a CDS encoding ABC transporter substrate-binding protein, producing the protein MMRNQSSGWAGARRALAVVVAGLAAACGGDQGAGKTAAGADGSDAQPDSGGTAVLAELADISKPMPLIFDTALDGDMMDMMYMALTRGAWRDGKIVYLTSNDSPMALAYHYEYVGPDSAGLRYYMRSGLKWSDGQPITAQDVVWTYDVIRDPKLASPRQDYLAHLDSVTAQNDSVVTFWFKQRYPEMLYHSGLNIAPKHVYGSMDPGAIRTHPALLNPAGKLVVSGSYMIGQWFKGDRIVFVRNPYFRVPGRLDQIVIRIIPEATTRLTELMTGGVDFTRPISFDQIAHVKAQAPNVRFEREQQRNYDFIQYNPRGFDAFADPEIREALGMAIDVKGIIPALQMNGYAVPAGGPYSPIFKELYDPATMGPLPYDTARARAILAGKGWKDSDGDGVLDKGGKPFSFELLLNSGNPRRADASQIIQQQWKRIGVDAHLAVQEFNTYNDRLTRKEYQAAAAGWSVSLSPALDELWSKNSPFNRVWYDDPQTFALFEKALAQPTEELANPLWKQAAARIVSLHPYTWLWYWDSVDGVNNRLKGMKVDTYGAYQNTWEWWIPKSQQRRPQAGAAAAPAKS; encoded by the coding sequence ATGATGCGGAACCAGAGCAGCGGGTGGGCCGGGGCGCGGCGCGCGCTGGCGGTGGTCGTGGCGGGCCTGGCGGCGGCGTGCGGCGGGGACCAGGGCGCGGGCAAGACCGCGGCGGGTGCCGACGGCAGCGACGCCCAGCCCGACAGCGGGGGCACCGCGGTGCTGGCCGAGCTGGCCGACATCTCCAAGCCCATGCCGCTGATCTTCGACACGGCGCTGGACGGCGACATGATGGACATGATGTACATGGCGCTCACCCGCGGCGCCTGGCGCGACGGCAAGATCGTGTATCTCACGTCCAACGACTCGCCCATGGCGCTGGCGTACCACTACGAGTACGTGGGCCCGGACAGCGCCGGGCTGCGCTACTACATGCGGTCGGGGCTGAAGTGGAGCGACGGGCAGCCCATCACCGCGCAGGACGTGGTGTGGACGTATGACGTGATCCGCGACCCCAAGCTCGCCTCGCCGCGGCAGGACTACCTGGCGCACCTGGACTCGGTGACGGCGCAGAACGACTCCGTGGTCACCTTCTGGTTCAAGCAGCGCTACCCGGAGATGCTGTACCACTCCGGGCTCAACATCGCCCCGAAGCACGTGTACGGCAGCATGGACCCGGGCGCCATCCGCACGCACCCGGCGCTTCTGAACCCGGCCGGCAAGCTGGTGGTGAGCGGGTCGTACATGATCGGGCAGTGGTTCAAGGGCGACCGCATCGTGTTCGTGCGCAACCCGTACTTCCGCGTGCCGGGGCGGCTGGACCAGATCGTGATCCGCATCATCCCCGAGGCCACGACCCGCCTCACCGAGCTGATGACGGGCGGCGTCGACTTCACCCGTCCCATCTCGTTCGACCAGATCGCGCACGTGAAGGCGCAGGCACCGAACGTGCGTTTCGAGCGCGAGCAGCAGCGAAACTACGACTTCATCCAGTACAACCCGCGCGGCTTCGACGCCTTCGCCGACCCCGAGATCCGCGAGGCGCTGGGCATGGCGATCGACGTGAAGGGGATCATCCCCGCGCTGCAGATGAACGGCTACGCGGTCCCGGCGGGCGGCCCGTACTCGCCCATCTTCAAGGAGCTGTACGACCCGGCCACCATGGGCCCGCTGCCGTACGACACCGCGCGGGCCCGGGCGATCCTGGCCGGCAAGGGCTGGAAGGACAGCGACGGCGACGGAGTGCTGGACAAGGGCGGGAAGCCGTTCAGCTTCGAGCTGCTGCTCAACTCGGGCAACCCGCGGCGGGCAGACGCGTCGCAGATCATCCAGCAGCAGTGGAAGCGGATCGGGGTGGATGCGCACCTGGCGGTGCAGGAGTTCAACACCTACAACGACCGCCTGACGCGCAAGGAGTACCAGGCGGCCGCGGCGGGCTGGTCGGTGTCGCTCTCCCCGGCGCTCGACGAGCTGTGGTCCAAGAACAGCCCGTTCAACCGGGTCTGGTACGACGACCCGCAGACGTTCGCGCTCTTCGAGAAGGCGCTTGCGCAGCCCACCGAGGAGCTGGCGAACCCGCTCTGGAAGCAGGCCGCGGCGCGCATCGTCTCGCTGCACCCGTACACCTGGCTCTGGTACTGGGACAGCGTGGACGGGGTGAACAACCGGCTCA